One stretch of Aquimarina sp. Aq107 DNA includes these proteins:
- a CDS encoding peroxiredoxin — protein MALELGSKIPQFTAIKDDGGDFHSVDYIGQTPLVIYFYPKNFTPGCIKEACDFRDSYEDFKKEGVEVIGISADNVKSHERFKNKYNLPFIFLSDADGSLRKLFGVKSGLFGVLPGRETYVIDKEGVIRLKFNSINASKHLKQAIRTVKKIMNE, from the coding sequence ATGGCCTTAGAATTAGGAAGCAAAATTCCCCAATTTACTGCAATCAAAGATGATGGGGGTGATTTTCATAGCGTAGATTATATTGGTCAAACCCCATTGGTAATTTATTTTTATCCTAAAAATTTTACTCCTGGTTGCATAAAAGAAGCTTGTGATTTTAGAGATAGTTACGAAGATTTTAAAAAAGAAGGGGTAGAAGTAATAGGAATAAGTGCCGATAATGTAAAATCTCACGAAAGATTTAAAAATAAATATAATTTACCTTTTATTTTTTTATCAGATGCCGACGGTAGTTTAAGAAAGCTTTTTGGTGTTAAGTCAGGTTTGTTTGGAGTATTACCGGGAAGAGAAACATATGTTATAGATAAAGAAGGCGTAATTAGGTTAAAATTTAATAGCATTAACGCTTCGAAACATTTAAAACAAGCCATTAGAACTGTCAAAAAAATAATGAATGAGTAA
- the idi gene encoding isopentenyl-diphosphate Delta-isomerase — translation MKEEKVILVNENDEQIGLMPKLEAHEKAILHRAFSVFILNNKKELMLQQRAHHKYHSPSLWTNTCCSHQREGESNIQAGTRRLEEEMGFTTPLKETISFIYKAPFDNGLTEHELDHVLVGQYEEDPIINPDEVSDWKWMPIEDVKKDIIENPNDYTAWFKIIFDKFYEHIVI, via the coding sequence ATGAAAGAAGAAAAAGTCATTTTAGTTAACGAAAATGATGAGCAAATTGGTTTAATGCCTAAGCTTGAAGCACACGAGAAAGCTATATTACATAGAGCATTTTCAGTATTTATTCTTAATAACAAAAAAGAATTAATGTTGCAACAAAGAGCTCATCACAAGTACCATTCACCAAGTTTATGGACGAACACTTGTTGTAGTCATCAACGAGAAGGAGAAAGTAATATTCAGGCTGGAACAAGAAGATTAGAGGAAGAAATGGGATTTACTACGCCTCTTAAAGAAACAATATCATTTATATATAAAGCACCTTTTGATAATGGACTTACAGAACATGAGTTGGATCATGTGTTAGTTGGTCAGTATGAAGAGGATCCTATTATCAATCCAGATGAAGTGTCGGATTGGAAATGGATGCCTATAGAAGATGTAAAGAAGGATATTATTGAGAATCCTAATGATTATACGGCTTGGTTTAAGATCATTTTTGATAAATTTTATGAACATATAGTAATATGA
- a CDS encoding type IX secretion system membrane protein PorP/SprF, protein MNRLLTIFMLIVCSLISNYAVAQQDAQYTQYMYNTISVNPAYAGSRGVMSIMGLHRSQWVGLDGAPRTQTLTLNTPIGDNNRVGLGLSIVNDEIGPTDETYFDIDFSYTIPTSDTGKLSFGIKAGGHLLNVDFDRLSQFDTGDPLFNNGNIDNKFSPNVGAGIYYHTDKFYLGLSAPNLLETDHFDESAAIDSNGNSSFIAEERINYYLIAGHVFDLSDTVKFKPAILSKLVFGAPLQVDLSANFLLYDKLTLGVGYRWSAAFSAMAGFQVSDSLMIGFAYDKESTELGRTQFNDGSYEVMLRFELFRKYNRMLTPRFF, encoded by the coding sequence ATGAATAGACTATTAACAATATTTATGCTGATTGTGTGTAGCTTAATTTCCAATTATGCTGTTGCCCAACAAGACGCTCAGTATACTCAGTATATGTATAATACTATTAGTGTAAATCCTGCTTATGCGGGTAGTCGAGGAGTTATGAGTATAATGGGTTTACATCGTAGTCAATGGGTAGGACTTGATGGAGCTCCACGTACTCAAACATTAACTCTAAATACACCTATAGGAGATAATAATCGAGTTGGGTTAGGTTTGTCAATTGTAAATGACGAGATTGGACCAACTGATGAAACATATTTTGATATTGATTTTTCTTATACGATTCCTACTTCGGATACTGGAAAATTAAGTTTTGGAATAAAAGCAGGTGGACATTTATTAAATGTAGATTTTGATCGTTTGTCACAGTTTGATACTGGAGATCCTCTTTTTAATAATGGAAATATAGATAACAAATTTAGCCCTAATGTAGGTGCAGGTATTTATTATCATACTGATAAGTTCTATTTAGGATTAAGTGCTCCTAATTTATTAGAAACAGATCATTTTGATGAAAGTGCAGCGATAGATAGTAATGGGAATTCCTCATTTATAGCAGAAGAACGAATTAATTATTATTTAATAGCAGGTCATGTTTTTGATCTAAGTGATACCGTAAAGTTTAAACCAGCGATTTTAAGTAAGTTAGTTTTTGGAGCTCCGCTGCAAGTAGATTTATCAGCTAACTTCTTGTTGTATGATAAACTTACTCTTGGAGTAGGATATAGATGGAGTGCAGCATTTAGTGCGATGGCTGGGTTCCAGGTATCAGATTCTTTAATGATCGGATTTGCATATGATAAGGAATCTACAGAATTGGGTAGAACACAGTTTAATGATGGAAGTTATGAAGTTATGTTACGTTTTGAATTATTCAGAAAGTATAACAGAATGCTAACTCCTCGTTTCTTTTAA
- a CDS encoding OmpA family protein, which produces MKGLLHKLVFVFVVFFFVGATFSQERKLKTAQSQYDKYEYINAQETYLKVVKKGYKSADLYKNLGNSYYFNSQFEEASKWYEELVNSYPNEVEPEYYFRYAQTLKSVGRYDDADVFMNKFVEASSDDQRAQLFEEEPNYLKRIDFQSGRFEIENSSINSSYTDFGSAFFGRFIVFSSSRDTLLFKKTLHQWNEEPFLDLYRAEYNPTNGELSEIEKFDSKINSKFHESTPIFSKDGNTVYFTRNNYDGRKYGSDKKGTNRLKIYRSYKNTQGSWTTPQNLPFNSDQYSTAHPTLSLDEKTLYFSSDMPGGEGQSDIYEIAINSDGSFGEPKNLGNRINTEGKETFPFVSINNDLYFASDGHIGLGGLDVYVTRLNPQTDEEKLVVNIGKPVNSPDDDFAFIVDDESKRGYFSSNREGGRGKDDIYSFLQLEDLKSFCEITITGVVKDKDTQELLSGAKVSIYDSSNNLLESFIVGDDASYSHVVKCSSKYFVRAEKEEYLTLEKLVSTPGKTETLDVPLLLEKKIKTADVGDDLAKVLSLNPIYFDFDQHYIRPDAAIELAKVIEVMNQYPNMKIDVRSHTDSHGNDDYNLWLSDERAKSTVKYMVAKGIAADRLTSKGYGETQPVNDCGNDSNCKKSEYQLNRRSEFIIVK; this is translated from the coding sequence ATGAAGGGATTATTACACAAATTAGTATTTGTTTTTGTTGTGTTTTTCTTTGTAGGTGCTACATTTTCTCAAGAAAGAAAATTGAAGACTGCTCAAAGTCAATATGATAAATATGAATATATTAATGCTCAAGAGACATATCTTAAAGTAGTTAAGAAAGGGTATAAAAGTGCAGATCTTTATAAGAATCTAGGAAATAGCTACTATTTTAATAGTCAATTCGAAGAAGCTTCTAAGTGGTACGAAGAATTGGTAAATTCCTATCCAAATGAAGTAGAACCTGAATATTATTTCAGATACGCTCAAACCTTAAAATCTGTAGGAAGGTATGATGATGCTGATGTGTTTATGAATAAGTTTGTAGAAGCTAGTTCCGATGACCAAAGAGCGCAATTGTTTGAAGAAGAACCTAACTACCTTAAAAGAATAGATTTCCAATCAGGAAGATTTGAGATAGAGAATTCTTCTATTAATTCTTCATATACTGATTTTGGTTCGGCTTTTTTCGGAAGATTTATAGTTTTTAGTTCCTCGAGAGATACTCTTCTATTTAAGAAAACGCTTCACCAATGGAATGAAGAACCATTTTTAGACCTGTATAGAGCAGAATATAATCCTACTAATGGGGAACTTTCTGAAATTGAAAAATTTGACAGCAAGATAAATAGTAAGTTTCACGAGTCTACACCTATTTTTTCTAAAGATGGTAATACAGTTTATTTTACAAGAAATAACTATGACGGTAGAAAATACGGTAGCGATAAGAAAGGAACTAATCGATTAAAAATTTATCGATCTTATAAAAATACTCAAGGTAGTTGGACGACTCCACAAAATTTACCGTTTAATAGTGATCAATACTCCACTGCACATCCAACGTTAAGTCTAGATGAGAAAACACTGTATTTCTCTTCGGATATGCCTGGAGGAGAAGGTCAGTCAGATATTTATGAAATAGCAATTAATTCTGATGGGAGTTTCGGAGAACCTAAAAACTTAGGAAACAGAATTAATACAGAAGGAAAAGAAACTTTTCCTTTCGTTAGTATTAATAATGATTTATACTTTGCTTCAGATGGTCATATTGGACTTGGTGGTTTAGATGTTTATGTAACTCGATTAAACCCTCAAACAGATGAAGAAAAGTTAGTTGTTAACATAGGTAAACCTGTGAATAGCCCTGATGACGATTTTGCTTTTATTGTAGATGATGAGTCTAAAAGAGGATATTTTTCTTCAAATAGAGAAGGCGGAAGAGGGAAAGATGATATTTATAGCTTTCTGCAGTTAGAAGATCTTAAAAGTTTCTGTGAGATCACTATTACGGGTGTTGTTAAGGATAAGGATACTCAAGAATTACTTTCTGGAGCGAAAGTTTCAATCTATGATAGTAGTAATAATTTATTAGAAAGCTTTATTGTCGGAGATGATGCATCTTATAGCCATGTAGTTAAATGTAGTTCTAAGTACTTCGTACGTGCAGAAAAAGAAGAGTATTTGACATTAGAAAAGTTAGTGAGTACTCCAGGAAAGACAGAAACTTTAGATGTACCATTATTGTTAGAGAAAAAGATCAAAACTGCTGATGTAGGGGATGATCTTGCTAAAGTGTTATCGTTAAATCCTATTTACTTTGATTTTGATCAACATTATATTCGTCCTGATGCTGCTATAGAATTAGCGAAAGTTATCGAAGTAATGAATCAATATCCAAATATGAAAATTGATGTAAGGTCTCATACCGATAGTCATGGAAATGATGATTATAACCTTTGGTTATCTGACGAAAGAGCTAAATCTACCGTAAAATATATGGTAGCTAAGGGAATCGCGGCAGACAGATTGACTAGTAAAGGATATGGAGAAACACAACCAGTTAACGATTGTGGAAATGATTCTAACTGTAAAAAATCAGAATATCAGTTAAATAGACGAAGCGAATTTATAATCGTTAAGTAA
- a CDS encoding 6-carboxytetrahydropterin synthase, translating to MRIKACRKAHFNAAHRLYRKDWTDEKNTQIFGKCSNPRYHGHNYELVVAVIGDVDPETGFLIDLKILKDYIKSEVEDYMDHKNLNEEVEEFKKLNPTAENIAFVIWNRLRKKLDLRYDIEVTLFETPRNYVIYDGK from the coding sequence ATGAGAATAAAAGCTTGTAGAAAAGCGCATTTTAATGCTGCACATAGATTGTATAGAAAAGATTGGACAGATGAAAAGAATACTCAAATTTTCGGAAAATGCAGTAATCCTAGATATCACGGGCATAACTATGAATTAGTAGTAGCCGTCATAGGAGATGTGGATCCAGAAACAGGTTTCTTAATAGATTTAAAGATTTTAAAAGATTATATTAAGTCTGAAGTCGAAGATTATATGGATCATAAAAACCTTAATGAAGAGGTAGAAGAATTTAAAAAATTAAATCCAACTGCGGAAAATATCGCCTTTGTAATTTGGAATAGACTTCGTAAAAAGCTAGATTTAAGGTATGATATCGAAGTTACATTATTCGAAACTCCACGGAATTATGTAATATACGACGGTAAATAA